From the genome of Aspergillus oryzae RIB40 DNA, chromosome 4:
AATTGTGAAGCATTGAATGACGATTGCAAAGCCTTGATCGCTTGCTCATAGGTTTCATTCAGCGAAGGCCCTAGCTTTGAGGCTTTGATAAGTTCAAGAAGGCGGTTGCAcatctctccatctcccgTTTGATTCTGCAAGCTTGCCTCAGCGTCCTTCAGAATCGGCTTGAGTGATGTCTCTTTGATCTGATCCCAATTGCCCCCAATGACTGTGCGGACTCCGCGGTGGATACGAAGATAATGGATGAACCGGTCTAGAAAGGCTTGAAAGTCATGGTCTTGATATATCAGTATGTCGCAGAGAAGATGCATACCAAGCATGGATGATAAGATGAACGCCGGTACCGGTGGTTCCATGCTGGCATGAGGGTCGGTCTCATAAAACATCCGAAGTGCATGATTTTGTAACTGCGTCGAATGGTGTCTATAGAACTCTTTCTGGGTGTCGCGAATGATACTAAGATGTAAGGCAGCGAGAGCCAGGAGCTCATTCATCAGATATGGAGTGGCCAGTGCGTGGTTCATCACCTCCTTGTGTAAAAGCCCTCGGCTGTTTCCACTCTTACACAAAGACGGTAATGTTTCTGTCAACAGATGGTAGAACAGCTCAGCATGAAGCATATTAGCAGACGCATCTAACTGGCTAGAAGCAGAATAGTCTGGTGACAGGTTGGAAATGGATGACTCGGTAGATACCGATGGGGAGgatgttctctttctgctAATCCTGCTAGACTGCATAACCTTAAACGTCGTATCGGAATATTCGCATAGCCGTTCCGATGATGTGCAATGGGAGCAGATTGGCCGTTTTTCATCGCACTATAGATCGTTATGGCGTTGTCTCAACGACAATGGATGTTGTTTACCTTGATGTGACGACGCTTACATTCGATGCAGCCATTCCGCGATTTCTTATGCGTCCTCCGCGGCATCGGTACGGTGATGGTTCGATCGCGAAAGAGGTACCGAGTTAAGCCAAGCTTAACAGCCGGATATGGTCATTAGCTGTGCTGATGAAGGTCGCCTCCTCAACTCAGGTCTTCAGGTGCCGTTATTAGCTTAGAGCAAGCAAATTACAATCTAACATCCACACCACGCTATGCCCGTCCAGTAACATCACATGACCCGCACCGAAAGTAGATCGGGATTGATGCCGCCCTGCCAAACGGGTCGACGCCGCTTAAAATGCACTGTCGAGGTTCGTCCCTGTATTTTTATAGACATGTATCACAAGTACATATCGCCTGGAGGACATACATCATCCCAATTCAACTATAGACGTCGATGGAAATCCTTGATTAGATTGATTATGTTGCCTGAATCTAGTCATAATACGTCAAGAGTCCTACAGAGCCCAGAGTTTGCGTCAGTGGGAATGCGGCCGTCATCTGCTCATGGACCTAGACTTTAGATACAACAGCGCTTCTCACTATTAACACTTATACTATCGATCTTGGTAGCCCCCGTAGCATCCCTTGATCGATGGCGAAGACTGGACAAGCCATGGTTCTCTGGCCACCTCGTTCCCTCTGCGGTCTATTTTTGAGATAATTAGCAGTTCGGACGTGGCGTGTACGGCACGATATATCAGGAGGCAAAGCGAAGTGTGTGAGATTCATTAGACGATATATGAGACTCCGCAGGAACTCTCAACCCATATTTGGTTCGACCAGATGACTCAGTCTGAGGTAAAATACGCGTATAGACGATTGAGACCCGCTCACTCGGGTCATTATGATAACTTTTTAAGGCTTCACTCCGGTTGGCCTTCTTAAGTAAAATGACACATTGTAGATACTGTCAGGCCCGGAAAGACACTTCCTTGGTCTGTTCCAGTCCAAGTATGGGTGACTTATCTGAGCAAGTGTGCAGGACTGTCACATGAGAGAGCCTCCTGAAAACCGCACGATAGCGCGTAATCACTGCGCTACAGAAGTAACGACTGCAGTTAACGAGAATCTATCCTGTTGCCGGCTAATTGCAGCCAAGTCGTTATGAAAAGGAGGGTAGGGGTAGGCAGAGCGAGAGTGCTGCGGATACGCGTATACAATACTTTACGCCAGTGTGGATCCAACGGGTTTGCACTTGGAAATATTTTTGCCTAGAACGGCATGGTAGTTAATTTCAAACCAAGTACACATATTTATGAAGCGCGCCATCCTGTCCCAAAGCCCTCAATTTATATTCTATTGTGAATCTAAGATAAAAAAAATGGTTGTCTTCTCCCGCACTCTATTCTCTCTGGTCGCGATTCT
Proteins encoded in this window:
- a CDS encoding Zn(II)2Cys6 transcription factor domain-containing protein (predicted protein), with amino-acid sequence MAASNCDEKRPICSHCTSSERLCEYSDTTFKVMQSSRISRKRTSSPSVSTESSISNLSPDYSASSQLDASANMLHAELFYHLLTETLPSLCKSGNSRGLLHKEVMNHALATPYLMNELLALAALHLSIIRDTQKEFYRHHSTQLQNHALRMFYETDPHASMEPPVPAFILSSMLGMHLLCDILIYQDHDFQAFLDRFIHYLRIHRGVRTVIGGNWDQIKETSLKPILKDAEASLQNQTGDGEMCNRLLELIKASKLGPSLNETYEQAIKALQSSFNASQFGAIVDNIQGALAWPIMVTGEYTDMLVHRRPEALVILAHYAVILYSCRDAWLFGDGGKFLIRSIDRYLGPQWADWLYWPNRVLAESTTPCLDGTSSLPQ